Proteins from a genomic interval of Bradyrhizobium sp. CCBAU 53340:
- a CDS encoding serine protease: MRSMLAATLMLASATGASAQMTAPQVPGARPKVVQTVPIKPPAVQTPSETADAVAQAERLSLQSDLAWVGEYNGAITGDVSSRMVDAIKEYQKAKGGKPTGVLNPQERAALAETARRKQDSVGWKIVTEMTSGARLGIPSKLVPNQATDANGSKWTSPTGTVQVVLSRRKEASPTTAKLADTEKKEPAGRKVDYTVVKPDFFVLSGLQGLKKFYVRGTFKGDEVRIMTILYDQAMENTVEPVVIAMSSAFTAFPAGPQAGPPPRKTVEYGTGVVVSDDGAILTDRLVTDSCLAITIGGYGNADRLAEDKEHDLALLHIYGARGLKPLSLASGAAKTSVDAVGIADPQSQGGAAGVSSVKGALAPVTASDSALSPPPAVGFSGAPAIDGEGKFAGIALLKPAMVAGPATTLAPSQAVIVSAETVRDFLKANAVTANGTSSDAKAAVVRVICVRK, translated from the coding sequence ATGAGATCGATGCTTGCGGCAACACTGATGTTGGCGTCTGCCACAGGCGCCAGCGCCCAGATGACGGCGCCACAGGTCCCCGGCGCCAGGCCGAAAGTGGTCCAGACTGTTCCGATCAAGCCGCCCGCCGTGCAAACGCCGTCGGAAACGGCCGATGCGGTGGCGCAGGCGGAACGGCTGTCACTGCAGTCCGACCTCGCCTGGGTCGGCGAATATAACGGTGCCATCACCGGCGACGTCAGTTCGCGCATGGTCGATGCCATCAAGGAATACCAGAAGGCCAAGGGCGGCAAGCCGACCGGCGTGCTCAATCCGCAGGAGCGCGCCGCGCTCGCCGAGACCGCACGGCGCAAGCAGGACAGCGTCGGCTGGAAAATCGTAACAGAAATGACCAGCGGCGCGCGGCTCGGCATCCCCTCAAAGCTGGTGCCAAATCAGGCCACCGACGCCAATGGCTCGAAATGGACCTCACCGACCGGAACCGTGCAGGTGGTGCTCAGCCGCCGCAAGGAGGCGAGCCCGACCACAGCGAAACTCGCTGATACGGAGAAGAAGGAGCCAGCCGGGCGCAAGGTGGACTACACCGTGGTGAAGCCCGACTTCTTCGTGCTTTCAGGGTTGCAGGGCCTGAAGAAGTTTTACGTGCGTGGCACGTTCAAGGGCGACGAAGTCCGCATCATGACGATCCTGTATGACCAGGCCATGGAGAACACGGTCGAGCCGGTCGTGATCGCGATGTCGAGCGCGTTCACTGCGTTTCCGGCGGGACCACAAGCGGGGCCGCCGCCGCGCAAGACCGTCGAATATGGCACCGGTGTTGTCGTCAGCGACGATGGCGCGATTCTCACTGACCGCCTCGTCACCGATTCCTGTCTTGCCATCACGATCGGCGGCTATGGCAACGCCGATCGCCTCGCCGAGGACAAGGAGCACGATCTCGCGCTGCTGCATATCTATGGCGCGCGTGGCCTCAAGCCGCTCAGTCTCGCGAGCGGCGCGGCGAAGACGAGCGTCGATGCCGTCGGCATCGCCGATCCCCAAAGCCAGGGCGGCGCGGCCGGCGTGTCGAGCGTCAAGGGTGCGCTGGCACCGGTCACGGCGAGCGACTCTGCCCTGTCGCCGCCACCTGCCGTCGGCTTCTCCGGCGCCCCGGCCATCGACGGCGAGGGCAAATTCGCCGGTATCGCGCTGCTGAAGCCGGCGATGGTTGCCGGACCAGCGACCACTTTAGCGCCGTCACAAGCAGTGATAGTTTCCGCAGAGACAGTGCGCGATTTCCTGAAGGCAAACGCCGTCACCGCGAATGGCACGTCGAGCGATGCGAAGGCCGCCGTCGTTCGCGTGATCTGCGTGCGGAAGTAG
- the ggt gene encoding gamma-glutamyltransferase, translated as MGGNWRDRTATIFECQKMPAVSSRGMVVSNHPLASSAGAEMLAAGGNAIDAAIATLFTLTVVEPMMVGIIGGGMAHIRLADGSHRVIDGQSTVPASVRDTTYTSKPGSAHDVFDTIGNENLNGPKAVATPGSLKAWCETLQRFGTMSLADVMQPAIKHAARGYAATPYLHECISESAAEMRKDKPIAAIYLPDGEPLKVGERVVQSEYAKTLRYIADHGEKALYEGSLGDIFVDYMEKSGGFIRRTDLTSYKTVERQPIRTHYRGWTILGPPPPAASGVHIAQMLNILEGYDIGGLGFGTSETIHYLAEVLKIAFADRAAASGDPDYVGVPVEKLTSKAYAEERRRAIDPARAQAFGAGVTQLESAHTTHMTAADSFGNVVATTQTINNLFGAKIMIPGLGAIANNYMNLFDPRPGHALSLAPGKRVTTSMSPMMALRDGKLRYALGLPGGKRIFPSAMQALVNLIDHGMSLQEAVEAPRVWTEGNALEVEQAVPEAVRARLTALGHKVQPVATVAGGMNGIAFHDDGTMTGAACWRADGTPIGISGGLAKSGIRFRLS; from the coding sequence ATGGGTGGAAACTGGCGCGACCGAACGGCAACGATCTTTGAATGTCAGAAGATGCCGGCGGTCTCGAGCCGCGGCATGGTGGTGAGCAACCATCCGCTCGCATCAAGTGCCGGCGCCGAGATGCTGGCCGCCGGCGGCAACGCGATCGACGCCGCGATCGCGACCCTGTTCACGCTGACCGTGGTCGAGCCGATGATGGTCGGCATCATCGGCGGCGGCATGGCGCATATCCGCCTCGCCGACGGCAGCCATCGCGTCATCGACGGCCAGAGCACCGTGCCCGCTTCGGTGCGCGACACCACCTATACGTCGAAGCCGGGCTCGGCTCACGACGTGTTCGACACTATCGGCAACGAGAACCTCAACGGCCCGAAGGCGGTCGCAACGCCGGGCTCGCTGAAAGCCTGGTGCGAGACGCTGCAAAGGTTCGGCACCATGAGCCTCGCCGACGTGATGCAGCCCGCGATCAAGCATGCCGCGCGCGGTTATGCGGCGACGCCTTACTTGCACGAATGCATCAGCGAGAGCGCCGCCGAGATGCGCAAGGACAAGCCGATCGCGGCGATCTATTTGCCTGATGGCGAGCCGCTCAAGGTCGGCGAGCGCGTGGTGCAATCGGAATATGCCAAGACTCTTCGCTACATCGCCGACCACGGCGAGAAGGCTCTTTACGAAGGATCACTCGGCGACATCTTCGTCGACTACATGGAGAAATCAGGCGGCTTCATTCGTCGCACCGACCTCACCAGCTACAAGACCGTCGAGCGGCAGCCGATCCGCACCCACTATCGCGGGTGGACCATTTTGGGCCCGCCGCCGCCTGCGGCCTCCGGCGTGCATATCGCGCAGATGCTGAACATTCTCGAAGGCTACGACATCGGCGGTCTCGGCTTCGGCACGTCAGAGACCATCCATTACCTCGCCGAGGTCCTGAAGATCGCCTTCGCCGATCGCGCCGCGGCCAGCGGCGATCCTGATTATGTCGGCGTGCCCGTGGAGAAGCTGACCTCGAAGGCCTATGCCGAGGAGCGCCGTCGCGCGATCGATCCGGCGCGCGCCCAGGCTTTTGGCGCCGGCGTGACGCAGCTCGAAAGTGCGCACACCACGCACATGACGGCGGCGGACAGTTTTGGCAACGTGGTCGCGACCACGCAGACCATCAACAATCTGTTTGGCGCGAAGATCATGATCCCGGGCTTAGGGGCCATCGCCAACAATTACATGAACCTGTTCGACCCGCGTCCGGGTCATGCGCTGTCGCTGGCGCCGGGCAAGCGCGTGACGACCTCGATGTCGCCGATGATGGCGCTCCGCGACGGCAAGCTGCGCTATGCGCTGGGCCTGCCCGGGGGCAAGCGCATCTTCCCGAGCGCGATGCAGGCCCTAGTCAATCTGATCGACCATGGCATGAGCCTGCAGGAAGCGGTCGAGGCGCCGCGGGTATGGACCGAAGGCAATGCGCTCGAGGTCGAGCAGGCCGTGCCGGAGGCCGTGCGCGCAAGACTCACCGCGCTCGGTCACAAGGTCCAGCCGGTCGCAACTGTCGCCGGCGGCATGAACGGCATCGCCTTCCACGACGACGGCACCATGACCGGCGCCGCCTGCTGGCGCGCGGACGGGACGCCGATCGGGATATCGGGTGGTCTTGCGAAGAGCGGGATCAGGTTCAGGCTGAGTTGA
- a CDS encoding ParA family protein: MHTIVLATQKGGSGKSTLAIGLALAAKQAGFTVRLIETDPQGTLSNWARRRNNDDVVVEPIYHAADFAPRLNMLADSGLQLAIVDTAAGLSATTTAAIRHSDLCLIPARPSVADIEATVSTVSVARAWKRPYSFVLNQTPIRGQRIDNAANSLAEEAALDLVEVLARPLIVMRNDHQDSLASGLAVSEFAPNGKSTEEVRGLWRWIETRLELEATNVLIDQVMSAADGMLHAATELAADETTTLAS, encoded by the coding sequence ATGCACACGATCGTACTGGCCACCCAAAAGGGCGGCAGTGGCAAGAGCACGCTCGCCATCGGCCTCGCGCTGGCTGCCAAGCAGGCCGGTTTCACCGTCCGTCTGATCGAGACCGACCCGCAGGGCACCCTCTCCAACTGGGCGCGCCGCCGCAACAACGATGACGTCGTCGTCGAGCCGATCTATCACGCCGCCGATTTCGCGCCGCGGCTGAACATGCTGGCCGACAGCGGTCTGCAGCTCGCGATCGTCGACACCGCCGCCGGCCTTTCCGCCACGACCACCGCTGCGATCCGTCATTCCGATCTCTGCCTGATCCCGGCCCGCCCGAGCGTCGCCGACATCGAGGCGACCGTCTCCACCGTCAGCGTCGCGCGCGCCTGGAAGCGTCCCTACAGCTTCGTGCTGAACCAGACGCCGATCCGCGGCCAGCGCATCGACAACGCCGCCAACAGCCTCGCCGAGGAAGCCGCGCTCGATCTCGTCGAGGTGCTGGCGCGCCCGCTGATCGTGATGCGCAACGACCACCAGGACTCGCTCGCCTCGGGCCTCGCCGTCAGCGAGTTCGCGCCGAACGGCAAGTCGACCGAGGAGGTCCGCGGCCTCTGGCGCTGGATCGAGACCCGTCTCGAGCTCGAGGCCACCAATGTCCTGATCGACCAGGTGATGTCGGCGGCGGACGGCATGCTGCACGCCGCCACCGAGCTTGCCGCGGACGAAACCACCACCCTGGCGTCCTGA